A stretch of the Neofelis nebulosa isolate mNeoNeb1 chromosome 1, mNeoNeb1.pri, whole genome shotgun sequence genome encodes the following:
- the UBE2D2 gene encoding ubiquitin-conjugating enzyme E2 D2 isoform X4 encodes MFHWQATIMGPNDSPYQGGVFFLTIHFPTDYPFKPPKVAFTTRIYHPNINSNGSICLDILRSQWSPALTISKVLLSICSLLCDPNPDDPLVPEIARIYKTDREKYNRIAREWTQKYAM; translated from the exons A tgttCCATTGGCAAGCTACGATAATGGGGCCA AATGACAGTCCCTATCAGGGTGGAGTATTTTTCTTGACAATTCATTTCCCAACAGATTATCCTTTCAAGCCACCTAAG gtTGCATTTACAACAAGAATTTATCATCCAAATATTAACAGTAATGGCAGCATTTGTCTTGATATTCTACGGTCACAGTGGTCTCCAGCACTAACTATTTCAAAAG TACTCTTGTCCATCTGTTCTCTGTTGTGTGATCCCAATCCAGATGATCCTTTAGTGCCTGAGATTGCTCGGATCTACAAAACAGATAGAGAAAA GTACAACAGAATAGCTCGGGAATGGACTCAGAAGTATGCGAtgtaa
- the UBE2D2 gene encoding ubiquitin-conjugating enzyme E2 D2 isoform X2, which translates to MALKRIHKELNDLARDPPAQCSAGPVGDDMFHWQATIMGPNDSPYQGGVFFLTIHFPTDYPFKPPKVAFTTRIYHPNINSNGSICLDILRSQWSPALTISKVLLSICSLLCDPNPDDPLVPEIARIYKTDREKYNRIAREWTQKYAM; encoded by the exons gaattgaaTGACCTGGCACGGGACCCCCCAGCACAGTGTTCAGCAGGTCCTGTGGGAGATGAta tgttCCATTGGCAAGCTACGATAATGGGGCCA AATGACAGTCCCTATCAGGGTGGAGTATTTTTCTTGACAATTCATTTCCCAACAGATTATCCTTTCAAGCCACCTAAG gtTGCATTTACAACAAGAATTTATCATCCAAATATTAACAGTAATGGCAGCATTTGTCTTGATATTCTACGGTCACAGTGGTCTCCAGCACTAACTATTTCAAAAG TACTCTTGTCCATCTGTTCTCTGTTGTGTGATCCCAATCCAGATGATCCTTTAGTGCCTGAGATTGCTCGGATCTACAAAACAGATAGAGAAAA GTACAACAGAATAGCTCGGGAATGGACTCAGAAGTATGCGAtgtaa
- the UBE2D2 gene encoding ubiquitin-conjugating enzyme E2 D2 isoform X1: MALKRIHKILGASHGPGIVQKGWMEELNDLARDPPAQCSAGPVGDDMFHWQATIMGPNDSPYQGGVFFLTIHFPTDYPFKPPKVAFTTRIYHPNINSNGSICLDILRSQWSPALTISKVLLSICSLLCDPNPDDPLVPEIARIYKTDREKYNRIAREWTQKYAM, from the exons ATACTTGGTGCTTCCCATGGACCAGGCATTGTGCAGAAAGGCTGGATGGAG gaattgaaTGACCTGGCACGGGACCCCCCAGCACAGTGTTCAGCAGGTCCTGTGGGAGATGAta tgttCCATTGGCAAGCTACGATAATGGGGCCA AATGACAGTCCCTATCAGGGTGGAGTATTTTTCTTGACAATTCATTTCCCAACAGATTATCCTTTCAAGCCACCTAAG gtTGCATTTACAACAAGAATTTATCATCCAAATATTAACAGTAATGGCAGCATTTGTCTTGATATTCTACGGTCACAGTGGTCTCCAGCACTAACTATTTCAAAAG TACTCTTGTCCATCTGTTCTCTGTTGTGTGATCCCAATCCAGATGATCCTTTAGTGCCTGAGATTGCTCGGATCTACAAAACAGATAGAGAAAA GTACAACAGAATAGCTCGGGAATGGACTCAGAAGTATGCGAtgtaa
- the UBE2D2 gene encoding ubiquitin-conjugating enzyme E2 D2 isoform X3 yields MFHWQATIMGPNDSPYQGGVFFLTIHFPTDYPFKPPKVAFTTRIYHPNINSNGSICLDILRSQWSPALTISKVLLSICSLLCDPNPDDPLVPEIARIYKTDREKYNRIAREWTQKYAM; encoded by the exons a tgttCCATTGGCAAGCTACGATAATGGGGCCA AATGACAGTCCCTATCAGGGTGGAGTATTTTTCTTGACAATTCATTTCCCAACAGATTATCCTTTCAAGCCACCTAAG gtTGCATTTACAACAAGAATTTATCATCCAAATATTAACAGTAATGGCAGCATTTGTCTTGATATTCTACGGTCACAGTGGTCTCCAGCACTAACTATTTCAAAAG TACTCTTGTCCATCTGTTCTCTGTTGTGTGATCCCAATCCAGATGATCCTTTAGTGCCTGAGATTGCTCGGATCTACAAAACAGATAGAGAAAA GTACAACAGAATAGCTCGGGAATGGACTCAGAAGTATGCGAtgtaa